Genomic window (Romboutsia lituseburensis):
AGTAAGCTCTGCAAAAAGTTTACTCGTAAGCCCAAATAAAATTGCGCATAATATAACTTTAAAAAATACGTCAACTCCATTTAATGATACACCCATATTATAATGACTATGATGGATCTTAAATATCTCTGATATAAAGTTTCCTATGTAACTTGATATTAAACAAGGTATTATTGCTTCATATCTCATTTTTCCAAGAGTGCTTACTTCAAGCCCAAATACAGTTCCTGCAATAGGAGTCCCAAATACAACTCCAAAACCACTACTTACACCACTTATTATAAGTATTGTATAATCCATTCCTTTTAATTTTAGAAGTTCACCTATTTTAGATGATACACTTGCTCCTATTTGTACACCTGTACCTTCTCTACCAGCAGATCCACCAAATAAGTGAGTTATAAATGTACCAAAAAATACTAGAGGTGCCATTCTAAAAGGAACTCGACCTTCACCATTATTAATTCTCTCGATTATTAAATTATTTCCTTTTGATGAATCCTTACCATATTTAGAATATAAATAACTTACAAAAGCTCCTCCTAATGGTAGCAAATATAATAGCCACGGGTTTGATTCTCTTGTATTTGTAGCCCATTGTAAACTTTTTAAGAAAAATGATATTACAACTCCCACGGCAACCCCAGATATAGATGCTAATAAAAACCATCTAAAAAATACAATCGACACTATCTCACTTTCTTTAAAATGTTTTTTTAATTCGTTCATAGTTTTTCCTCCCAATCTATTTTCCGCAAAAAAAATAGACTCCTACCCTTATATTTTTAATAAGAGTAGGAGTCATTAGCATCTTGTGCGTTTAATGGCGAACTCCATCGCCGATTTAATTTACAAATCTATTATATTATAGATATATAAAAATTTCAAATTAAGTTGTAAAATTTAATCAATAAACTATACTTTCTATAAAGTATAGTTTATTGATTTTGTAAGTCTGACATATTTAGATTATCAAAGTAATACTTTTCTACCAAAGCATATCCATCTCTGCTTTATGCTTTATATCTTCTTGTTCATCTTTTTTATATTCAGTAATCTTATTATCTAAAGTACCTTTGAAAAATGAATATGACGTAGCCTTTATAGTTTCAACGTCATCTCTATCAAGTATAATCATTACTGCATCTTCAAAAGCTCTATTCATATACTCATTTGTGAAATCAATATCTTTAAAATTCATTTTAAATCTTCTTAGAGTTCCTTTTGTAAACACTGTTTCATCAGGAACAAATATATCTGTTCTATCAGATTTAACATCTTTTGTTTTATTTAATTCAACTATTTCAATTGGATCTAAACTTATAACTTCTTGTCTTTCCTCAACTACCTCATTAGAAATTAATTTAACATCTTCTAATGTAGGATTAGGTATTTCCTTTACGTCATCATCTTTAGCAAAATATTTTCGTTTATCTAAATCTTTTACTATAAAATCAATAGACTCAACTTTTCTGCCAACTTTATTTTCCTTAAAATCTATCTCAAAATATCCAGTTTCATTAAGTTCTTTTATCGCTGGAAGTATAACTCTCCTTTTGAAATCATTATATTTACTGTATTTGTCATCCAACATCAGTAATTCCTTAATTTCTTCTATCTTATAGTTTACAGTATCCTTTGTTCCGCTCCAAAGCCTTAACAGATCATAGAATCGTTGTGCATATGAATTGTTTAACGATAACCAAATTTGAACATTAACTGGAGTATATCCCATTTTTAAATATTCTTTTAATAGCTTATATATTTTTTCAGATGCTTCTATATTAAATATCCCTAATTCGTCGTCGTACTCATATCCATTTATAAATCCATATGCTCCCCATAGATTCCCTTTTTTATTTTTCTTCTCTTCCCTAAAGTATATAGGTTTCTTTCTTAGCTCTTCTAAAACATCTAAAATCCCCTTAACTGTATTCTTTTGCTTAAACTTAATTATATCTTTAAACTCTGAATGACTAATTGAACAAGTTAGTATACCATCTGACCTTTTTTGAAGTTTATATAGCATAGATAAAAATATTCTATTCTCAACTAGACTAAGACTATATCTAGCTTTGACTAACATATTATTTTTCATCAATACCCGATTATTTTCTAATTCTTCTATAAGATTCACATTTACTCTCCCTTTACACCTTTGTTTTATTTATAGATTAACAAATCATTTTAATTACGTCAACATTTTAATTGTTGTCGCTTTTTAAGTCCCTAAAACGTCGTAATAAATCCCTAATTCGTCGCTTTTAAGTCCCTAAAACGTCGTAATAAATCCCTAATTCGTCGCTTTTAATCCCTAATTCGTCGTAATAAATCCCTAATTCGTCGCTTTTAGAGCTCTCAGATACAGTATTTCCAAGGGGTTAGGGTATGCCTAAATACTATTAAATACTATTAAATACTTTTTAAATACTAAGTAAAGACTAGTAAAGGTGTTTTTTCTGTACTAATCTATCCTGTTTTTAAACAAAATATAAAACAATTAGACACACACTAATTCTAAAAAGTAAATTAAAGTATCATTAAATCGTAATAATAAATTCCTAATTAATTATATAAGTATTTATTATAAGTTATCTATATTTCTTTTAGGCATTAAAAATATAAGTGATATATATGGCAAAATAGTAATTCCACCTATTAAATTAAATATTTAATACATGTCCCTAAAATGTCGTAGTTGTAATTTGATTTGTCGCGTTTAAATTAATGTCCTTAGTAGGAGGAATAATAGCAA
Coding sequences:
- a CDS encoding voltage-gated chloride channel family protein, coding for MNELKKHFKESEIVSIVFFRWFLLASISGVAVGVVISFFLKSLQWATNTRESNPWLLYLLPLGGAFVSYLYSKYGKDSSKGNNLIIERINNGEGRVPFRMAPLVFFGTFITHLFGGSAGREGTGVQIGASVSSKIGELLKLKGMDYTILIISGVSSGFGVVFGTPIAGTVFGLEVSTLGKMRYEAIIPCLISSYIGNFISEIFKIHHSHYNMGVSLNGVDVFFKVILCAILFGLTSKLFAELTHTLKKFFANKIPNTSLKSFIGGIIIIIIVLILGTRIYLGLSLDLLSNAFKQPVPDEAFIIKLFLTALTLAVGFQGGEVTPLFVIGTTLGNLLASIVGLPIEFLAGLGMIGVFAGATKTPIASFIMGIELFGSANIGFIFIACVVSYVFAGKSGIYTSQDSSILNGYFKKLKYE
- a CDS encoding replication initiation protein; translated protein: MNLIEELENNRVLMKNNMLVKARYSLSLVENRIFLSMLYKLQKRSDGILTCSISHSEFKDIIKFKQKNTVKGILDVLEELRKKPIYFREEKKNKKGNLWGAYGFINGYEYDDELGIFNIEASEKIYKLLKEYLKMGYTPVNVQIWLSLNNSYAQRFYDLLRLWSGTKDTVNYKIEEIKELLMLDDKYSKYNDFKRRVILPAIKELNETGYFEIDFKENKVGRKVESIDFIVKDLDKRKYFAKDDDVKEIPNPTLEDVKLISNEVVEERQEVISLDPIEIVELNKTKDVKSDRTDIFVPDETVFTKGTLRRFKMNFKDIDFTNEYMNRAFEDAVMIILDRDDVETIKATSYSFFKGTLDNKITEYKKDEQEDIKHKAEMDMLW